A region of Paenimyroides aestuarii DNA encodes the following proteins:
- a CDS encoding PepSY-associated TM helix domain-containing protein: MTKKKDKKPKSKFKKLIGKLHLWFGLLIGAIVFFISITGALYVFKDEIEGLQRKEYVQHHEPNHENKEKLPLKQLENLVQQQVQEQYPIHWVNIPIDRALSYQFYYFERNEHAWNYFDEYPVYKVAYVNPYNGKVLQVYDEKNSFFNIVKMLHWSFLLNSDWGKWVTGIPVLIFVFMLISGIILWWPKNKSARKQRFWFKWKNVKSWKRKNYDLHNIIGFYTSFFALIFSITGLFYAFFFIQAMIYVVFSGGKTQYPDFSHITTTAPASLRTDTTLDKIAQKVEELYPDAYMFALDLGHEHMDDHEHPNFEVFVRHLSYSYHKNSNLIFDENSGELLHTRNPEDKDFGEKMVNANYDIHVGSIFGWPTKIIAFIVSLLCASLPVTGFMIWYGRNKKKNNTKKVHNKTI, encoded by the coding sequence ATGACTAAAAAGAAAGACAAAAAGCCCAAAAGCAAATTCAAGAAATTAATAGGCAAGTTGCACCTTTGGTTCGGCTTGCTTATTGGTGCTATTGTATTTTTTATTTCTATCACTGGTGCATTATATGTTTTTAAAGATGAAATCGAAGGCTTACAACGCAAAGAATATGTACAGCATCATGAACCCAACCATGAAAATAAAGAAAAACTTCCACTAAAGCAATTAGAAAACTTGGTGCAACAACAAGTGCAGGAACAATACCCAATTCACTGGGTAAATATTCCGATAGATCGTGCGCTGTCGTATCAATTTTATTATTTTGAACGAAACGAGCACGCTTGGAACTATTTCGATGAATATCCTGTTTACAAAGTGGCGTATGTAAATCCATACAACGGAAAAGTTTTGCAGGTGTACGATGAAAAAAACAGTTTTTTCAACATTGTGAAAATGTTGCATTGGAGTTTTCTGTTGAATTCTGATTGGGGAAAATGGGTAACGGGAATTCCTGTATTGATTTTTGTTTTTATGCTGATTTCGGGCATCATTCTATGGTGGCCAAAAAACAAATCGGCTCGTAAACAACGCTTCTGGTTCAAATGGAAAAACGTGAAAAGCTGGAAACGAAAAAACTATGACCTGCACAATATTATTGGTTTTTATACTTCGTTTTTTGCGCTTATCTTTTCTATTACCGGCTTGTTTTACGCGTTCTTTTTCATTCAAGCAATGATTTATGTGGTTTTTTCGGGCGGAAAAACACAATATCCCGATTTTTCGCACATTACCACCACAGCACCTGCATCATTGAGAACCGATACCACTTTAGATAAAATCGCCCAAAAGGTAGAAGAACTATACCCCGATGCGTATATGTTTGCTTTAGATTTAGGTCATGAGCACATGGACGATCACGAACATCCCAACTTTGAAGTGTTTGTGCGCCACTTGTCCTATTCCTACCACAAAAACAGTAATTTAATTTTCGATGAAAACTCGGGCGAATTGCTACACACCCGCAACCCCGAAGACAAAGATTTTGGCGAAAAAATGGTAAATGCCAATTATGATATTCACGTAGGATCAATCTTTGGTTGGCCCACAAAAATCATTGCTTTTATTGTGAGTTTGCTTTGTGCCAGCTTGCCTGTTACGGGGTTTATGATTTGGTATGGCCGCAATAAAAAGAAAAACAACACTAAAAAAGTGCACAACAAAACCATCTAA
- a CDS encoding zeta toxin family protein yields MTDKKLYIIAGCNGAGKTTASFTILPEILDCKEFVNADEIAKGLSPFQPEKVSFEAGRIMLNRINELLSNNENFAFETTLSTKSYKNKIIEAKDKGYRVTLLFFWLQNIELAKERVKIRVSEGGHNIEPEVIERRYIRGIKNLFDIYLPIVDGAFIFDNSEVKHELLADKQFDTSLNIVNIDKFNLLKKYYDNN; encoded by the coding sequence ATGACTGACAAAAAACTTTACATAATCGCAGGTTGCAACGGAGCAGGAAAAACGACTGCCTCATTTACGATTTTACCTGAGATTTTAGATTGTAAAGAATTTGTGAATGCAGACGAAATTGCAAAAGGACTTTCCCCTTTTCAACCTGAAAAAGTTTCGTTTGAAGCAGGTAGAATAATGCTAAACAGAATCAACGAACTACTTTCTAACAACGAAAATTTCGCATTTGAAACGACTTTATCAACCAAAAGTTATAAGAACAAAATCATCGAAGCAAAAGATAAAGGTTATCGAGTAACATTGTTATTCTTTTGGCTTCAAAACATTGAACTAGCTAAAGAACGTGTGAAAATTAGGGTTTCGGAAGGTGGACATAACATCGAGCCAGAAGTTATCGAAAGAAGATATATCAGAGGAATTAAAAATTTGTTCGACATCTATCTTCCAATCGTTGACGGAGCATTTATTTTTGATAACTCGGAAGTGAAACACGAACTTTTAGCGGATAAACAATTTGATACTTCACTTAATATTGTAAACATAGACAAGTTTAATCTTTTAAAAAAATACTATGACAACAACTGA
- a CDS encoding TonB-dependent siderophore receptor — protein MKRLLLLIPAVTVAFDGNAQQTDSIKSDNLEELIIEAYIQKNVHSANKMPLKDIENPQVYNVINKNILKQQAATTFSDALKNATGVSRLWESTGRGTDGAEFYTMRGFSTQPRLLNGMPSFTNGSLDPANVESIEVIKGPSGTMYGGNIVSYGGLINITTKKPYETFGGEMGYINGSYGLNRVTADINTPLNKQTFLRLNTAYQYRNSFQDAGFSKSLFFAPSLKFVANDRLTFFVNTEIKSSEAANAPMIFLSRYSPLSFQSIDLFEQNYKNSYTSNDLTIKNPTFNFQAYAVYQLAENWTSTTIFSKNNAKTSGYYQYLWDAANGDEFTRFITKGEAQTNTTGIQQNFVGTYTIGSVKNKLVAGLDYFQRKFSVGGTGWASFGTVSLVNQTDTMIDANDNAQQTMLTTPHVDAALVGTSAALQSAETKIYSAYASNVIEFLPNLSAMLSLRVDHFTGKPTAYSTDEIEGKTTLSPKLGIVYQPIKDQLSVFGNYMNGFQYLDAAAVDITDNEGNVTGREVRFFDPEQANQWEIGAKASLIKDRLSVTASYYDIKVKNKLMGNGIDATQAGEVQSKGFEVSVLGSPIDGLNIIAGYSHNNNEVIKDAEDSGYLGLRTEEAGPENLFNFWANYTIQQGALQHFGLGFGANSASELLTLNRTNIGTFALPGYTVFNAALSYNTEKYSAVLKVDNLTNEKYFIGWSTINPQLARSISLGLNYKF, from the coding sequence ATGAAAAGATTACTACTCCTTATTCCTGCAGTTACAGTGGCTTTTGACGGGAATGCACAACAAACCGACTCTATCAAATCTGACAACTTAGAGGAATTAATCATTGAGGCATATATTCAAAAAAATGTTCATTCGGCAAACAAAATGCCTTTGAAAGACATTGAAAATCCACAGGTTTATAATGTAATCAACAAAAATATTTTAAAACAACAAGCGGCTACTACTTTTAGCGATGCTTTGAAAAATGCTACGGGTGTTTCGCGCCTTTGGGAATCTACCGGTCGTGGTACAGATGGTGCAGAGTTTTACACCATGCGTGGTTTTTCTACGCAGCCCCGCTTGCTAAACGGTATGCCGAGTTTTACCAATGGAAGTTTAGACCCCGCAAATGTGGAGAGCATCGAAGTAATCAAAGGTCCATCGGGAACCATGTATGGTGGCAATATTGTATCGTATGGTGGATTGATCAATATCACTACTAAAAAGCCTTACGAAACTTTTGGCGGCGAAATGGGGTATATCAATGGCTCCTACGGATTAAACCGCGTGACTGCTGATATTAACACGCCTTTGAACAAACAAACTTTCTTGCGTTTAAACACTGCGTACCAATACCGCAACTCGTTTCAAGATGCCGGTTTTAGCAAATCGCTGTTCTTTGCTCCATCGTTGAAATTTGTGGCAAATGACCGTTTAACTTTCTTTGTGAATACCGAAATTAAAAGTTCAGAAGCTGCCAATGCACCCATGATTTTTTTAAGCCGATACAGTCCGTTGTCGTTTCAATCGATCGATTTATTCGAACAAAACTATAAAAATTCCTACACCAGCAACGATTTGACCATTAAAAACCCTACGTTTAATTTTCAAGCATACGCGGTGTATCAATTGGCTGAAAACTGGACATCGACTACCATTTTTTCTAAAAATAATGCTAAAACCAGCGGTTACTACCAATATTTGTGGGATGCTGCCAACGGAGACGAATTCACTCGTTTCATAACAAAAGGGGAAGCGCAAACCAACACTACCGGTATTCAACAAAATTTTGTGGGAACTTATACTATTGGTTCGGTTAAAAACAAATTGGTTGCCGGTTTAGATTATTTTCAACGAAAATTCTCTGTAGGCGGTACTGGTTGGGCTTCGTTTGGAACGGTTTCTTTGGTAAATCAAACAGATACAATGATTGATGCCAACGATAATGCGCAACAAACCATGTTGACTACACCGCATGTTGATGCTGCTTTAGTAGGAACATCGGCAGCACTACAATCTGCAGAAACAAAAATTTACAGTGCCTACGCGTCCAACGTCATTGAATTTTTACCAAATTTATCGGCAATGTTGAGTTTACGTGTGGATCATTTTACAGGAAAACCAACTGCTTATTCCACAGATGAAATCGAAGGAAAAACCACCTTATCACCCAAATTAGGAATTGTTTACCAACCTATTAAAGACCAATTATCGGTATTTGGAAACTATATGAACGGTTTTCAATACTTAGATGCTGCTGCGGTTGATATCACAGATAATGAAGGAAATGTAACCGGAAGAGAAGTACGCTTTTTTGACCCAGAACAAGCCAATCAATGGGAAATTGGGGCAAAAGCAAGCTTAATAAAAGACCGTTTATCGGTTACAGCAAGTTACTACGACATTAAAGTAAAAAACAAATTAATGGGCAATGGTATTGATGCCACCCAAGCAGGCGAAGTGCAAAGCAAAGGTTTTGAAGTAAGCGTATTGGGAAGCCCGATTGATGGTTTAAACATCATTGCTGGTTACAGCCACAACAATAACGAAGTGATTAAAGATGCGGAAGATTCGGGTTATTTAGGTTTAAGAACCGAAGAAGCAGGTCCTGAAAATTTATTTAACTTTTGGGCAAACTATACCATTCAGCAAGGTGCCTTACAGCATTTTGGATTAGGTTTTGGTGCTAATTCTGCAAGTGAATTATTAACGCTTAATCGCACAAACATTGGCACATTTGCTTTGCCGGGCTATACGGTTTTCAATGCTGCTTTATCATACAACACTGAAAAATACAGCGCTGTTTTAAAAGTGGACAATCTTACCAATGAAAAATATTTTATAGGTTGGTCAACAATCAACCCACAATTGGCACGTTCTATTTCGTTAGGTTTAAACTATAAATTCTAA
- a CDS encoding outer membrane beta-barrel family protein, with the protein MKKIQSILFLVFLLLSIHSFAQNIQLKGKVTNEKKEPITDLTVYLSKVKDSTLIQYATTDALGSFAMDLKAVEEPSFLTFSIIGFKDKIEKFDQLNQSKDLGEIVMTTDSDLLSEIVIVTDAPIRVKNDTLEFNASSFKVRPDANVEALLKELPGVEIDANKKITVNGKEVSQILVNGKPFFNTDGSIALQNLPADLIKKVQVTDFKTKSEEFSGRKAKSDNASINLTIDDDKNKGLMAKLSAGIGSIIDDSNRYESSGLINYFQGNRKISVLASSNNINSEGFSMDELFDNMGGGRSQFLSFGSRSGGPFGFGSGTGITRTHMAGFNYSDQFFEDLETNASYYFKDTQNKNNNRSRVINLLPDGDFITESVSQRLNNNTNHNADLRLEYKLNPSTKIFVSPVITANTNELASNSTSASTDGEGNLLNENTEKSFSTTDSFTFKNAIEFNKKFNDKGKNLSVTLENDHSKTTGLGNTNSATLFYQDERPNDIRNQEEQSRSTDDIYTITTEYSQPISEKAFIDFGYTFEHNNQTDRLNTFNFNESTNTFTDFNDRLSNETNTNIVTNTPYVGMNFNSDKIDWFVNSGVNIANFNASAFYMNNNYSVDRKFVAPYIRSNFRYKLDKSKNFNVGYNYNVNNPNATQILPYERLNDPLQTFIGNENLDQVRYHSLRLGFRNYNFQLRSGWSVFLNGSYYDSQIVSFTLFDENRKRTTTYENVAGAFNANLFFHWNKSHKFNEHTIRYGTGTRLSLDKQKGFANGVLYDANGFTFTPNIYGSWDYGELFTLAPSYNVSFNNTKYTNFQLQETSFVRHNLMLQTTTYWPENFTWGNDFSYTYNSNIAPGFQRDFFLWNTAISYAFLNKALTAKVKVYDVLNQNIGTSRTISPTAIIDQENTVLERYVMFSVTWKFNKFANSRNNKNRGSSHIMPGRMREL; encoded by the coding sequence ATGAAAAAAATACAATCTATACTTTTTTTGGTCTTTTTGCTGTTATCAATCCACAGTTTTGCACAAAACATTCAATTGAAAGGAAAGGTTACCAACGAAAAAAAAGAACCAATTACCGATTTAACGGTGTATCTATCCAAAGTAAAAGATTCTACATTAATCCAATATGCCACTACCGATGCTTTGGGCAGTTTTGCTATGGATTTAAAAGCGGTGGAAGAACCCTCTTTCCTCACTTTTTCAATCATTGGTTTTAAGGATAAAATCGAAAAATTTGACCAATTAAATCAATCAAAAGATTTAGGAGAAATCGTAATGACAACCGATTCGGATTTGCTTTCGGAAATTGTGATTGTGACCGATGCTCCGATTCGGGTGAAAAACGATACATTGGAATTCAACGCTTCATCGTTTAAAGTACGCCCGGATGCCAATGTGGAAGCATTGCTGAAAGAATTACCCGGAGTAGAAATTGATGCCAACAAAAAAATAACGGTAAACGGAAAAGAAGTAAGCCAAATTTTGGTAAACGGCAAACCATTTTTTAATACCGACGGAAGCATTGCCTTGCAAAATTTACCTGCCGATTTAATTAAAAAAGTTCAAGTTACCGACTTTAAAACCAAAAGTGAAGAATTTTCGGGCAGAAAAGCAAAAAGCGACAACGCCAGCATTAACCTTACCATAGACGATGATAAAAACAAAGGTTTAATGGCGAAATTAAGTGCAGGTATAGGAAGCATTATTGATGACAGCAACCGATACGAAAGCAGCGGTTTGATTAATTATTTTCAAGGAAATCGGAAAATTTCGGTTTTAGCATCGAGCAACAACATCAATTCTGAAGGTTTTTCTATGGATGAATTGTTTGATAATATGGGCGGCGGTCGCAGTCAGTTTTTAAGTTTCGGAAGTCGCTCAGGCGGTCCATTTGGCTTTGGAAGCGGCACCGGAATTACACGAACCCACATGGCTGGTTTTAACTATTCAGATCAATTTTTTGAAGATTTGGAAACCAATGCCAGTTATTATTTTAAAGATACCCAAAACAAAAACAACAACCGCTCACGCGTTATCAATTTGTTGCCCGATGGCGATTTTATCACCGAATCGGTATCACAACGTTTAAACAACAACACCAACCACAATGCAGATCTTCGGTTAGAATATAAACTAAACCCTAGTACTAAAATATTTGTGAGCCCAGTTATCACGGCAAACACCAATGAATTGGCATCAAACAGCACCTCAGCATCTACCGACGGAGAAGGAAATTTATTGAATGAAAACACCGAAAAATCGTTTTCAACAACCGATAGTTTCACTTTTAAAAACGCAATAGAATTCAACAAAAAGTTTAATGACAAAGGAAAAAACCTCAGCGTAACGCTCGAAAACGACCATTCTAAAACAACCGGCTTGGGCAATACCAACTCTGCAACGCTGTTTTATCAAGACGAACGCCCAAATGATATTCGTAACCAAGAAGAACAATCTAGAAGCACCGATGATATATATACTATCACCACAGAATATTCCCAACCTATTAGCGAAAAAGCGTTTATTGATTTTGGTTACACTTTTGAACACAACAACCAAACAGACCGCCTGAACACTTTTAATTTTAACGAAAGCACCAATACTTTTACCGATTTTAACGACCGATTGTCTAATGAAACCAACACCAATATTGTAACCAATACACCTTATGTGGGCATGAACTTTAATTCAGACAAAATAGATTGGTTTGTGAATTCTGGAGTGAATATCGCCAATTTCAACGCGTCTGCTTTTTATATGAACAACAATTATTCGGTAGATAGAAAATTTGTAGCACCTTACATTCGCAGTAATTTTAGATACAAATTAGACAAAAGCAAAAATTTTAATGTGGGATACAACTACAATGTAAACAACCCCAATGCAACCCAAATATTGCCTTACGAACGCTTAAACGATCCTTTGCAAACCTTTATTGGAAATGAAAATTTAGATCAGGTGCGCTACCACTCGTTGCGTTTAGGTTTTAGAAATTACAATTTTCAATTGCGCTCGGGATGGAGTGTTTTTCTAAACGGAAGTTATTACGACTCACAAATTGTTTCGTTTACGCTTTTCGATGAAAACCGCAAGCGTACCACTACTTATGAAAACGTTGCGGGTGCTTTTAACGCCAATTTGTTTTTTCATTGGAACAAATCGCACAAATTCAATGAACACACCATTCGCTACGGAACAGGCACGCGACTTTCGTTAGACAAACAAAAGGGATTTGCAAACGGCGTGTTGTATGATGCAAATGGTTTCACGTTTACGCCAAACATTTATGGTTCTTGGGACTATGGCGAACTGTTCACCCTAGCTCCTTCTTACAATGTATCGTTTAACAACACCAAATACACCAATTTTCAACTGCAAGAAACAAGTTTTGTGCGCCACAATTTAATGTTGCAAACAACGACCTATTGGCCTGAAAATTTCACTTGGGGAAATGATTTCAGCTACACCTACAACAGCAATATTGCACCAGGTTTTCAAAGAGATTTCTTTTTGTGGAACACCGCCATTTCATATGCCTTCTTAAACAAAGCGTTAACAGCCAAAGTAAAAGTATATGATGTGTTGAATCAAAACATTGGAACTTCCCGCACTATTAGCCCCACAGCAATTATCGACCAAGAAAATACGGTTTTAGAGCGCTATGTGATGTTTTCAGTAACATGGAAGTTTAATAAATTTGCTAATTCTCGAAACAATAAAAACAGAGGAAGTTCGCATATAATGCCAGGCAGAATGCGGGAATTGTAA
- a CDS encoding single-stranded DNA-binding protein: protein MSTLRNNVRLIGRVGNTPETKTFDNGTKVTLSLATSDYYYNDKKEKVETTQWHNIVAWGKTAELIQKYVEKGKEIAVEGKLTYRTYEDKEGIKRSITEIVISEVLFFLNQNP, encoded by the coding sequence ATGAGTACATTACGTAACAACGTTCGCTTAATCGGGAGAGTAGGCAACACACCAGAAACCAAAACTTTTGACAATGGTACAAAAGTAACCTTATCGCTTGCAACCAGTGATTATTATTACAACGATAAAAAAGAAAAAGTGGAAACCACCCAATGGCACAACATCGTTGCATGGGGCAAAACCGCTGAACTGATTCAAAAATATGTTGAAAAAGGTAAAGAAATTGCCGTGGAGGGTAAACTTACTTATCGCACCTACGAGGATAAAGAGGGCATCAAGCGCAGCATTACCGAAATTGTAATCAGCGAAGTGCTGTTTTTTTTAAATCAAAATCCGTAG
- a CDS encoding AAA family ATPase has translation MKHNPRYILKHLSIRVPWHDNAWNGSVCNNPKANGACLILKNCALNRNDELEDSTKGKFLKDLDEEQYPVCVGERATFMSSFAFYKTLRHPYAESSPTTHGHLKPTKIQFPAFSAAAVPYHWMLKENAKEKTSLYDLNFDESREPQLDWATSGNDHWVQELNNQKALLNAFFEHLSPKHSLVFFYAKQTPFVEESGRVLVGVGKINNIIPSDAYEGSNKNFSAAYWEHMILHSIRNDGKNGFLLPYHEAISYQEENIDFDIAEIAVIVPNDKRFEFSYAAEHVSNDSAIRVLLECVKSLEKAEELGIGDNNTLKIQWIHNEIAELEKLRGAYPGMGSALCAFGIEKGHFVAAEIINQLKDDKENPWLLFEKALDNAKGILSDAVAALIPFNSKKLYQQLKTRATPTRIQFLHLLSRFDLNIEQAKFLFVHEEREELGIGRKDEEYINNPYLIYEDLRLTATPIALGTIDLGLYLKKGTDNLLPNDILYSDPFENNRIRALTIQQLEFASILGHTLLPRKEIIKQIRSLSISPACDINSDYFDLAETVFADTITLEEMKNGERAYQLKRFSETREIINQKITQRVSAKRLELNADWSSLLDNALKAFTKGKPDEQELKARKEKAAALKEIAESRFSVLIGPAGTGKTTLLTILAGQKEVEDNGVLLLAPTGKARVRMEEVAKDINVTAKTLAQFLSGYGRYNGEVQRYVFSNEHCDQYATVILDEASMLTEEMLATTLDCLQGVKRFILVGDHRQLPPIGAGRPFLDIIHYLKPEGIETSFPRIGKGYAELTIKRRQGGTKREDLQLAEWFSGESLEPGADSIINHIITTPNSNYLRIEYWENETEFEKKFEEVLVSELGMSSIEDVETFNKTLGSSDGRYFNFREAANSAEHWQILSPVREKVFGVRALNRKIHKQFRKDKVEYARNKYGKIPAPIGLEEIVYGDKIINLFNSRRNEVWPDGSLNYVANGEIGMVIGQFKTSKMTFKGRPKNTEIEFTSQKGYKYTFKGWEFSEEANNPLELAYALTVHKAQGSEFGKVFIVIPNPCFLLSREMLYTALTRQKDKVILLIQGNAFDIKGFASPAKSDALKRITNLFNNPELIDIEGQYLEKNLIHQASDGKMLRSKSELLIYQRLIDKKLNPLYEKKLFIKEVEKLPDFTIENDDTGEVYYWEHCGMLHDKEYKQRWEEKYTWYKENGILPFDEGGGKNGTLIVTEDKQTVVEDGSIRGAISVKEIDEIIEKVFKI, from the coding sequence GTGAAACACAATCCAAGATACATTTTAAAACACCTTTCAATTCGTGTGCCTTGGCACGACAATGCGTGGAATGGTTCTGTTTGCAATAATCCGAAAGCCAATGGTGCTTGTCTTATTTTAAAAAACTGTGCGTTAAACAGAAATGACGAGTTGGAAGACAGCACAAAAGGAAAATTCCTAAAAGACTTAGACGAAGAGCAATATCCTGTTTGTGTTGGCGAACGAGCAACATTTATGTCGTCATTCGCTTTTTACAAAACCTTGCGACATCCATACGCAGAAAGTTCGCCAACAACACACGGACATTTAAAGCCGACAAAAATTCAATTCCCAGCTTTTTCAGCAGCAGCAGTTCCCTATCATTGGATGCTAAAAGAAAATGCAAAAGAGAAAACAAGTTTATATGACTTGAATTTTGACGAAAGCCGAGAACCACAACTTGATTGGGCAACAAGCGGAAATGACCATTGGGTTCAAGAACTAAATAATCAGAAAGCATTACTAAATGCTTTTTTTGAACATTTATCGCCAAAGCATTCTCTTGTTTTTTTCTACGCTAAACAAACTCCGTTTGTAGAAGAATCGGGAAGAGTTTTAGTAGGCGTTGGAAAAATTAACAATATCATTCCTTCCGATGCATATGAAGGAAGCAACAAAAATTTTTCTGCGGCATATTGGGAACATATGATTTTGCATTCCATTAGAAATGACGGTAAAAATGGTTTCCTTCTGCCTTATCACGAAGCGATTTCATATCAAGAAGAAAATATTGACTTTGATATTGCAGAAATAGCGGTTATTGTCCCAAACGACAAACGTTTTGAATTTTCGTATGCAGCCGAACACGTAAGTAATGATAGTGCAATTAGAGTCTTATTAGAGTGTGTAAAATCATTAGAAAAAGCGGAAGAATTAGGAATTGGGGACAACAACACTTTAAAAATTCAATGGATTCACAACGAAATTGCCGAGTTGGAAAAATTGAGAGGTGCTTATCCCGGAATGGGTTCAGCACTTTGTGCTTTTGGAATTGAAAAAGGTCATTTTGTTGCTGCGGAAATCATTAACCAACTGAAAGACGATAAGGAAAATCCTTGGCTTCTTTTTGAAAAAGCATTGGACAATGCAAAAGGTATTTTATCAGATGCGGTTGCTGCATTAATTCCATTTAACAGCAAAAAACTGTATCAACAATTAAAAACCAGAGCAACGCCAACTCGTATTCAGTTTCTACACTTACTAAGTCGTTTTGACTTGAATATTGAGCAAGCGAAATTTCTTTTTGTTCACGAAGAAAGAGAAGAATTAGGAATTGGCAGAAAAGACGAAGAATATATCAATAATCCATATTTGATTTACGAGGATTTGCGATTAACGGCTACACCAATAGCATTAGGAACAATTGATTTAGGATTATACTTAAAAAAGGGAACTGATAATTTGTTACCAAACGACATTTTGTATTCAGACCCTTTTGAAAATAATCGCATAAGAGCATTAACGATACAACAATTAGAATTTGCATCTATACTTGGACACACTTTATTGCCACGTAAAGAAATAATCAAACAAATTCGAAGTTTATCTATTTCGCCAGCTTGTGATATTAATAGCGATTATTTTGATTTAGCCGAAACTGTATTCGCGGACACAATTACATTGGAAGAAATGAAAAACGGAGAAAGGGCGTATCAATTAAAACGTTTTTCAGAAACAAGGGAAATCATCAACCAAAAAATCACTCAACGAGTAAGTGCAAAACGACTTGAATTAAATGCAGATTGGAGTTCTTTATTAGATAATGCTTTAAAAGCATTTACCAAAGGTAAACCCGATGAGCAAGAATTAAAGGCAAGAAAAGAGAAAGCCGCTGCATTGAAAGAAATTGCAGAAAGTAGATTTTCTGTATTGATTGGTCCCGCTGGAACAGGAAAAACAACGTTGCTTACCATTTTAGCAGGACAAAAAGAAGTGGAAGACAACGGAGTTCTTTTGCTTGCCCCAACAGGTAAAGCAAGAGTGCGAATGGAAGAAGTTGCTAAAGACATAAATGTTACCGCAAAAACATTGGCACAATTTCTTTCTGGCTACGGAAGATACAACGGAGAAGTGCAACGATATGTTTTTTCAAATGAACATTGCGACCAATATGCAACAGTTATTCTTGATGAGGCATCAATGCTTACAGAAGAAATGTTAGCCACTACCTTAGATTGTTTACAAGGAGTAAAACGTTTCATTTTAGTTGGTGACCATAGACAATTACCGCCAATAGGTGCAGGTCGTCCATTTCTTGACATAATTCACTATTTGAAACCTGAAGGAATTGAAACTTCGTTTCCAAGAATTGGTAAAGGTTATGCAGAGCTTACTATAAAACGCAGACAAGGCGGAACAAAAAGAGAAGATTTACAACTTGCAGAATGGTTTAGCGGAGAATCTTTAGAACCTGGAGCGGACAGTATCATAAACCACATAATTACAACACCTAATTCAAATTATCTACGAATAGAATATTGGGAAAACGAAACGGAATTTGAAAAGAAATTTGAAGAAGTTTTAGTTTCAGAATTAGGAATGTCGTCCATTGAAGACGTTGAAACTTTTAATAAAACTTTAGGTTCTTCTGATGGTAGATATTTTAACTTCAGAGAAGCCGCTAATTCAGCAGAACATTGGCAGATTTTATCGCCTGTTAGAGAAAAAGTTTTTGGCGTTAGAGCATTAAATAGAAAAATACATAAGCAATTCAGAAAAGACAAAGTTGAATATGCCCGTAACAAATACGGTAAAATCCCTGCACCAATTGGGTTAGAAGAAATTGTATATGGCGACAAAATCATCAATTTGTTTAATAGTCGTAGAAATGAAGTATGGCCAGACGGTTCATTGAATTACGTTGCAAATGGCGAAATCGGGATGGTAATTGGACAATTCAAAACGTCCAAAATGACTTTTAAAGGAAGACCCAAAAACACAGAGATAGAATTTACTTCTCAGAAAGGCTACAAATACACTTTTAAAGGTTGGGAGTTTTCCGAAGAAGCAAATAATCCTCTTGAATTGGCTTATGCGTTGACAGTTCACAAAGCACAAGGAAGTGAATTTGGTAAAGTTTTTATTGTAATTCCTAATCCTTGTTTCTTGTTGTCAAGAGAAATGCTTTACACAGCGCTAACACGACAAAAGGACAAAGTAATTTTGCTCATTCAAGGGAATGCATTTGACATAAAGGGATTTGCTTCGCCAGCAAAATCAGACGCACTAAAAAGAATAACTAATTTATTCAACAATCCCGAACTAATTGACATAGAAGGTCAATATTTAGAGAAGAATTTAATTCACCAAGCAAGTGACGGAAAAATGTTACGCTCTAAAAGTGAATTATTGATTTATCAGCGTTTAATCGACAAGAAACTAAATCCGCTTTACGAGAAAAAACTTTTCATTAAAGAAGTAGAGAAACTTCCCGACTTTACTATTGAAAACGATGATACAGGCGAAGTTTATTATTGGGAACATTGCGGAATGTTACACGACAAAGAATACAAACAACGTTGGGAAGAAAAATATACTTGGTATAAAGAAAACGGAATACTTCCTTTTGACGAAGGTGGTGGAAAAAATGGAACACTTATAGTAACGGAAGACAAACAAACCGTAGTTGAAGACGGTAGCATACGGGGTGCAATATCAGTTAAAGAAATTGACGAAATAATTGAAAAAGTATTTAAAATATAA